A window of Candidatus Hydrogenedentota bacterium contains these coding sequences:
- a CDS encoding DinB family protein: MSNPSPLHAGDSQAYIDALLAFLGDRDPLEVFAETPDALRAAAEAVPESLRTIPEAPTKWSVLNVVQHFAHAEIALAFRYRIVLAEEAPGLPAIDPDAWIANLYPNDVSLEEALNDFAATRAQNLRLLRRVHGDAWERHGLHTQRGKETLRTMVRLYAAHDRYHLHQIQRIEKAIR, translated from the coding sequence ATGTCCAACCCCAGCCCCCTGCACGCCGGCGACAGCCAGGCCTACATTGACGCCCTCCTCGCCTTCCTCGGCGACCGCGACCCCCTCGAAGTCTTCGCCGAAACCCCGGACGCCCTCCGCGCGGCGGCAGAAGCCGTGCCCGAATCCCTCCGCACCATCCCCGAAGCCCCAACAAAGTGGTCCGTGCTCAACGTCGTCCAGCACTTCGCCCACGCCGAAATCGCCCTGGCCTTCCGCTACCGCATCGTACTCGCCGAAGAAGCCCCCGGCCTGCCCGCCATCGACCCCGACGCCTGGATCGCCAACCTCTACCCCAACGACGTCTCCCTCGAAGAAGCCCTCAACGACTTCGCCGCCACCCGCGCGCAAAACCTCCGCCTCCTCCGCCGCGTCCACGGCGACGCCTGGGAACGCCACGGCCTCCACACCCAGCGCGGCAAAGAAACCCTCCGCACCATGGTCCGCCTCTACGCCGCCCACGACCGCTACCACCTCCACCAGATCCAGCGGATAGAAAAAGCCATCCGCTAA